In the Rhizobium sp. CB3090 genome, one interval contains:
- a CDS encoding EamA family transporter: MTRDLLLTAISPAIWGSTYLVTTELLPAGYPLTVALLRALPAGLLLLAIVRRLPHGIWWARSLVLGALNFSIFWWMLFISAYRLPGGVAATVGAIQPLIVIVLARLLLGSPIRSLSIVAAVAGIIGVAFLILTPRAALDPLGIAAGVGGAVSMATGTVLSRRWRPDVSPLTFTAWQLTAGGLLLLPFAMMMEPPLPFPTAANILGFAYLGLIGAALTYILWFRGLSRLEPSVVSPLGFLSPMTAVILGWGVLDQQLSPIQILGIAIVLGSVWLSQRAQQLPSARKSAPTDPAIASER, translated from the coding sequence ATGACGCGCGACCTGTTGCTGACCGCGATCTCGCCGGCGATCTGGGGCAGCACCTATCTGGTGACGACAGAACTTCTGCCGGCCGGCTATCCGCTGACGGTCGCCTTGTTGCGCGCGTTGCCCGCAGGGCTGCTTCTGCTCGCCATTGTCCGGCGGTTACCGCACGGCATATGGTGGGCGAGGTCGCTCGTCCTCGGTGCGCTGAATTTTTCCATCTTCTGGTGGATGCTGTTCATCTCGGCCTACCGTCTGCCGGGCGGAGTGGCGGCGACCGTCGGCGCCATCCAGCCGCTGATCGTCATCGTGCTCGCGCGGCTCTTGCTCGGCTCGCCGATCCGCAGCCTTTCCATCGTGGCGGCTGTTGCCGGCATTATCGGCGTCGCCTTTCTGATCCTTACACCGCGGGCAGCACTCGACCCCCTGGGCATCGCGGCCGGGGTTGGCGGTGCCGTCTCCATGGCGACCGGCACCGTGCTCAGCCGGCGCTGGCGGCCGGATGTCTCGCCGCTCACCTTCACCGCCTGGCAGTTGACAGCAGGCGGCTTGCTGTTGCTGCCTTTCGCCATGATGATGGAGCCGCCGCTTCCCTTTCCGACCGCCGCCAATATCTTGGGCTTTGCCTATCTCGGCCTGATCGGAGCGGCGCTCACCTATATTCTCTGGTTTCGCGGCCTGTCGCGCCTGGAGCCATCCGTCGTCTCGCCGCTCGGCTTTCTCAGCCCGATGACCGCCGTGATCCTCGGCTGGGGAGTGCTGGACCAGCAACTGAGCCCGATTCAGATCCTGGGCATCGCCATCGTGCTTGGCAGTGTCTGGCTCAGCCAACGCGCACAGCAGCTTCCTTCCGCCAGGAAATCAGCGCCCACCGATCCGGCAATCGCATCGGAACGATAA
- a CDS encoding MarR family transcriptional regulator → MDRIDKILAQWNRERPDLDTTPMGLIGRLGNVAHYLGREMERTFTQFGLNRATFDVLATLRRSGAPYALSPSDLMAAMMVTSGTMTNRIDQLEKADLVARTANPEDGRSFLVSLTEKGFALIDSAVTAHVETQARLVAGLSEDERAALNTLLGKYLADFETAALENSIAV, encoded by the coding sequence ATGGATCGCATCGACAAAATTCTTGCCCAATGGAACCGGGAACGGCCCGATCTCGACACCACCCCGATGGGATTGATCGGCCGCCTCGGAAACGTCGCCCACTATCTCGGCCGCGAGATGGAGAGGACTTTCACGCAATTCGGCTTGAATCGCGCAACCTTCGACGTGCTGGCGACCCTCCGCCGTTCGGGAGCGCCCTATGCTCTCTCACCCAGCGATCTAATGGCCGCCATGATGGTAACCTCCGGCACCATGACCAACCGCATCGATCAACTGGAAAAAGCTGATCTCGTCGCCCGCACAGCCAATCCTGAAGATGGCCGCAGCTTTCTGGTATCGCTGACCGAAAAGGGGTTCGCGCTGATCGACAGCGCAGTGACCGCCCATGTCGAGACGCAGGCGCGTCTCGTCGCAGGTCTGTCGGAAGATGAGAGAGCGGCGTTGAATACGCTGCTCGGCAAATATTTAGCCGACTTCGAAACCGCTGCGCTGGAGAACTCCATCGCAGTCTGA